The following nucleotide sequence is from Ailuropoda melanoleuca isolate Jingjing chromosome 12, ASM200744v2, whole genome shotgun sequence.
GATCCTAAAGGTGGGGAGACCAGGAATCTCTGAGCTGGGGAGTACTTAACACATTCTCCATCTGAGCTCTGTAGTGTCTTTAGCTAAGGAGTACAGAGCACCTGGTGCAGCAGGGAGATGGGTCCCTAaatgaggggaagaaaaagggtGGGTCTTTTCTGTCACTGACCTCCCAAATCTGCCCCTTATTGGGAAGAGGGCTGTTAGGGCTAAATCCTGTCCTAGAGTGGGGAGTGGGAGTAATACTATGTTCTCTGTAATGTTCCAGGCTTATTTCAGCACCAGGAGTTCCAGAAGCCTGAAGGCAGGAACCTAGACTCGGCTCAACACACCCTCTCCAGCGCCCATCCTGAATTGAAGGTGGCCTCGGGCTGGTCGTGCTCCTTCCAGGCCCACCTCAGATTGACCCTCTGAACAGGGCAGGGCAAAGAGGTTGCATCAAAACTCTCAAGTGGGCAGTGTGCTGCAACCTTCAAGCCGTGGCCTTGAAGCCGGGCTCTGCCCGGACACGCGCCACTCCCCCGGCCAATAATCTCACCAACTCTCCCGCCCGCGCTCAGGGGCGGGGCCGGCTCGCAGAGCGAGGAATGCAGGCTGGGGGCCCGGGGCACATTCCAGGGGAGACCCCGGGCCTGGGGGCCAAAATTGCGCAACTCGCCCCCCAGCTaaggctgggagcaggggaggccAACCCCGCcaactctctctccttttccacacCACTCGGTGTGTACTGGCTGCTGGGGGGTGGTAGCGCGCCTCCCAGAGTCCTGGTCCGGAAACCCAGCGCGCCGGAAAGCGCTGCCGGCAGGGGGCTGAGCGCAGGGAGCCGGAGGGGAGGTAGGGCCAACCATCTGGAAAAGGGCCTCTCCCAGCACTGTGCACGAGTCGGCTCCGGGACGCCTGCAAACTAGGGCAGGCTGGCGGTTTAAAATTAGCCCGGCCCGCCCCCTCCCTTCTAGCCGTGGGCCGGCTGCGGCGGGAGTACGGGATGGTGGGGGCGGTGACTCAAAGGGCTTTTCCACCAGTGCAGCCATCAGCTCTCGGCGTGTCCCGGGCCGGACCGCTTCCCGGAGACTCACCTCACCCCGAGAAGTCTCTCTTCTACTGGCATTCCCAAGCGGGGCCCCCACCTACAGGGCCAACATTCTATCGGGCGGGACCCAATCCAGCCTCCAGAAACCGCTCGAAGTCTTGGCCGCCCCCAGTGGCCCGCCCCGGGTCCGCCCCTCCTCTTGGTCCCGCCCCACCTCACCTGAAGCAGGTGGAAGCTGGTCCTTCCCTAGGCCCAACTTTTAGTCCGCTACCACCCGAATATCTACCTTCACTTTATCCAGATCGGTTACCCCGGCAGACAGGCAGCGAGTGGAACCCAAACATCCTCCCAGGTGGGCCTCACTTCGAGGGGGCAGCCAGAGTGGCGCCGACCACAAACTCCCATGTCCCTTCTTCAGCTGCCTTCAACTTGAGAGGCGTCCCGCGAAAGCCAGGCAGCGTGTACCTTAGGTCCCCAGCCCAAGACTTTCCCGCAGTAGAGCACCCGCTCCAGCCTCTCCCCGAGGGATACCTCCCAAAGGCTTTCATGGCGCCATGAACCTTTGATCGCCCCCAATCTTTCTCCGGCCCCCCTCACCTTTAGCGGCGCCGCCAGCAGGCGGTGCAGCGCGGGTATTTGCGCACCCAGGGGCAGCGCCCCGTCCAGGCTGCAGGTGGGGGCCCGGCGCGGCTCCGGGAAGTTGGCACATGCGAAGGGGTCGGTGTCCTCCAAGTACTGCACCCGCACGGTCAACACTGATACCGAGTCCCCGTCTCCGCGATCTTCCTCGCCCGCCATCGTTTGTCACTGGCTCGCGCCGCGCGCCTCCGGGAGGGTCCCGGTCCCGCCGCTGCGCCTACTCAACTAGCTCAGCTGTCTGGGTCGGGTCGGACCGGACGCCGCACTGGAGAGGCGGAGCCAGACGGAGGCGGGGCCGAGGAAGGGGGTGGAGCCAAGAGTCTTCCCCGAACGCGCCAGGAGGGGCATCCACTTCTGGGGGCGGGGCTTGCCGCCAGCCACTCAGAGGGCGCGATCGTGATCCCGTTAGTTCACTGGCTCTGCGGGCGGGAAAACCCGAGCTCGCGTCCGGCCTTCAAGAGCGTGCCCAGGCGGGGGAGGTTTGCTTTGGGGTTGGTGGCGGTGAGGCTGCGTTCTTGTTGAGGGGTTATTCGGGCAGGTGGGGCAGAAATTTCTTCAGATAATGGCCGGCCGGGTCTTTCTGAGTTTAGGACGAGATTCCTTCAGTCTGAGGGATGCAGTGAATGGGATTCCGTCATTTGAGGGAAAGCAGGGAGATGGATCCCTTTCAGTTTGGAGCAAGAAGTGAAAATAGATTCCACTCAGTTTGAAGGAAGAAGTGGGATCATTTGCCTTTAGTTGGGGTAAGAAGAGGGACGGGTGCCCCTCAGCTCTGGGAAAATGATGTGATGACTCAATTTGAGTGAGGAGGTAGAACATGTTTTTCTCAGTTTGGGGTAAGATGAGGGATGGATGCCCCTCAACTTGAATGAAAAATGGAGACGGTCCTCCTCAGTTTGGGGCGAGATAAGCCAAATGCCCCTCAGGTTTGGGGGAAAAGGTGAGTGGATCCCTTTTAGTTTGAAGGGAATCGATAGGCTGAGTTTTCTCATAGTTTAGGGGAAGAAGATAGGTTCCCTTCTGTTTTCATGGAAAAGGTGAGACTTCCCTGTAGTTTGATCGAAAGGGAGGCCGAGTGCTCCTCGGTTTGGGAGATAAAGAGGAACAGCTTCCTTATCAGCCTCGAATGAGCCGGGTCCAGTCTGGGCCTTGGAGTTTCTGGGGACGTTGAGGAAGGACAGCGTCGTTCATCACGGCTTTCTGGGAGCGCCCAGTGCGCGTGCGCAGCGCTGATCTGGGCGGGGGCCCAAAGGGGGTCTTAGGCTCCGGAGGGCGGCGGCGCACTGCCCCCTGCCGTCTGCACGAGGCAGCGTCGGGGCTGGCGCCTTCAGTATCGGCTGCTGGATTTTCGCGGCGGGTCTGCGCTAGCGGAGAAGGAGATGCGCCCCTGCGGCCCGGACCCCGCCCCCTGCAGACCCCCTTCCCTCCCGCGACCCGCTACCGCCTCCGGCGAGTGGGACGCGGCCGCGCCGCCGGAGGACTGTGGCCGCTCGCAGCTCTGAAACTGGGTCAGGGGAGCTTTGGGGAAGGTTTGGGGGAGCGGACTCGAAGCTATGAATAGGTTTCGGGACTTGGAGAGCTGACTGGGGGATTTCCAGAGCTCAGACTGGTttagagggggaggagcaggggtcCAGAGTCCGGACGCCCGGGGCACGGTCTCGGAGTCCGGACCGGGCTTGGGGGTTTCGGAGCTGGGATTGGGGGGAGCGGGCCCCACGTGCTTGTGACGCGGGGGCGGCCGGTAGGCGCGGCGGCGACGCGGGGCCGGCGGCTGTGCGGTGCTGGCGGCTGTGCGGTGCTGGTAGGGCGGCTAGGCAGGCGGCAGGATGCTGCGCGCCTCACTACCGCTGCTCTGGCTGCCCCTGGCGGGGGCGGCGGCAACTGAAGAGCCCACCCAGGAGCCGGGGTCTCCCGGCGAGCCTCCCCCAGGGCTGGCGCTCTTCCGCTGGCAGTGGCACGAGGTGGAGGCGCCCTACCTGGTAGCCCTGTGGATCCTGGTGGCCAGCTTGGCCAAAATcggtgagtgcgtgtgtgtgagcGCCAGGCCAGCGGCCGGCAGCGGACCCGCCCCCAACCCCTAGTCCCCAGATCTGGGCCGGCTTCTTGCACAGTGCCGGGACTCAGGTTCCGATTCCACAAATCCGGGCTCTCACAGAGTTCCTgcgccctctgtccctcctcccctccccgcggGGTTGGTCTGAGGATTGGCCTTCTCTGAGGGCTGCCCCagctctctccagcctcatccccATACTCCTTtgccctctctgcccccctcctccctgtaAGCCCTTCGGTCTGGCCTCTTCACCAATCTCCAGGCTCCTAGAAACCTCTGTCAGCAACAAAGATCTATGGGGACATTGTGGAGATAGTGTTCTTCAGCAAATCCAGGCATCCTGGATCTGCAGAAGCAGTCTTCCCAGGAGACCACATACAAGTGTCCACTCTTTTGGGATACTAGACTTGCCACTTTTCCTCTAGCCCCCCTCTGCTCTCCTATAGATGCACCGTTCTTTAGGTGTGCTTAGCAGGAGCCCCCACCATAATTCAGGTCTACATTCTTCCCATTTCAGggattagaaagaaagagaaagaaagaaagaaagaaagaaagaaagaaagaaagaaagaaagaaagaaagaaaccttccATTTATTAGGGCCTTACTTACTATCTGCTGCCTACACTAGGTGCTTTCATACATCTGACCTCCTTCAGTTTGCACATTGAAGGTTAGCTTCACATTCCTTACCTTGAATAGAGctgtttttccttgcctttgccccttcctccccacttctgAGCAGCCAGTGGTCCCTCCTCCTACCAgagaccctcctccctctccctgttgtTCAGGCTCTGCTGTGGGGGTGACTAATTATAGCTGAGCGTTGCTACTCACTCCCCAGCTATGCTGGCACAGGCTGTACTCCAATCTCACCAATACAGTCTTCCTGTAGGAATCACACAGCTTAGAATTTGCCCCTCTACTCCCCCAGGAACtctactgggggtgggggtggttttCTGGGCAGGAACAGAAGAACTTTCCACTCTGTTCTGGCAGCCCATTAATAATGGAAAATGGGGCCTGAATGCCTTCAGGGAACCTAGTTCTGCCTGAGAACAGGCTTTGGTGATGGGTTTTGGATGCAGTGCTGGGGTTGATGCCTGCTCTGGAAGTGAGGATGGAATGGAGTCcctgaaggagaggagagggaaactgAAGGTAGGGATGTGTGTGGGCAGATCTATGACTGAATTTACCTTAGAGCCTGGCAGCAGtgagagcaagggggaggagccCAGATTTGGGAGCCGAGAATTGGGTTTGCTGAGGAGTCTTTGAGTTGCAGGACAGTTCTTATCTTATTTAGGGTTTATATAGCAACTACTGTAGTTTCCCCCATAAATTGTAGTGCTTTGCCTAGCTTGGATGTCACCTCCTCTGGAAGTAGAAGAAGAGAGCCTCTTTatcagccacacacacacacacccacacacacacacgcacacacacacacacacaagtcctCACGGAGGATGGGAGAGATCAGTAGGACGCTCGGGGATACCTTCCCTCAGCTTCGTTGCTAGGaggtttttccccccttttattcaacaaatatttatgtaggatcccactgtgtgccaggaactgctCTAAGCCCTTTGGGTACAGCTTCCAAAGGACACTGTCTTGGCATTGGGTCTCATATAGGCTAACATGGAAGCCACTTCCACTACCTGCCACTCCAGGTATGGGGAAAGGTGTTTACTCAGGATCTCAGGGCCCAGGGGAAAGCCGAAAGAGTTTATTTTAGTGGCCAAAGATAGGAGTGGCGATAATGCTAGAAACCCATTTCatacttcctcttcttttcctgggGACAGGTCTGTCATGATTTTCCCCAgagtcatttttttattttttaatttattttttatttatttattttttaaagattttatttatttatttgacagagatagagacagccagcaagagagggaacacaagcagggggagtgggagaggaagaagcaggctcatagcggaggagcctgatgtggggctcgatcccacaacgccgggatcacgccctgagctgaaggcaaacgcttaaccgctgtgccacccaggcgtccccagagtcatttttttaaaagattttttatttttaagtaatctctatacccaactcgaactcacaaccccaagaccaagagtggcatgctccaccgactgacccagccaggcaccccttatccAGAGTCAGttttaattaacatttgttgTGAATTACTATATGTCTGATACCCTGCTAGACGCATTCACACTATATCATTTTTATCCTCACCCTGTGTGGAAGTATTTTTCCCATATTACTAGAGAAGAAATTGAAGTTCAGGTAAATTAAATAGTTTGAGATCACACAGTTAGAAAGTGATGGAGCCGAAGTACTGGAGATCTTCTTACTGCTAAACccagtgtttttaaaactattgtGTCATTAGTTGAGCCTATATAATGAGAAGTACATTGGGCTAGGAGGTCTACAGTGCTGCTAGGAGGTATAATATGCGTTATGGTCTAGTTGGGGAGCAGGACACAATATAttaggtaacatttattgagtgcttatgaTAAAGCACTGGGTTAAGCGCTATCGAGTAGATTGTTTTACTTAAACCTCACAACAATTCTGTGAGATCATCACTatctttattcccattttgctgatgagaaaactgaaagagaGGTGAAGTTATGCACTCTGAGCCACAGAACTAGTAAATAGAGGAGCTAGTCTTCTAACCCAGGGAGCATGACTCTAGAGGCCCTGATTTTTATAGCTATGTTATGCATAAAATTTACCAACTAACATTTGCTGAGGTTCAGATAATAGCTATGAATAAGGGAGATCAGAGAAAGGTGAGGTCCCCTGAGGATGAGGGTAGAGAGGAGGGGGCATTTTCCGAAATGGAAAGAGCAAGCAAAGCCCTAGGTTACCACGACAGAAGCACCAAGAGACAGACAACTTTAGTTGCAGTGGAGGATCTGTAGCCATGCAAGTTGGAAATTCAAGCAGTCTTGCCTCTTTTCTCCTGCTTGGTCCTAGGGTCAGGGGTATCCTTTTAAGACCAGGAGGTTAAaggccagtgtgtgtgtgtgtgtgtgtgtatgtgtgtgtgtctcataaGCTGATACATTCTGCCCTCTTCTTGCATTGTAGTGTTTCACTTGTCTCGGAAGGTGACATCGCTGGTCCCTGAGAGCTGCCTGCTGATTTTGCTGGGACTGGTGCTTGGAGGCATTGTCTTGGCTGTGGCCAAGAAAGCTGAGTACCAGCTGGAACCAGGcacattcttcctcttcctgctgcctCCTATTGTGCTGGACTCAGGCTATTTCATGCCTAGCCGGCTGTTCTTTGACAATTTGGGTGCCATCCTCACCTATGCCGTGGTGGGCACACTCTGGAATGCCTTCACAACAGGTGCTGCCCTCTGGGGCCTGCAGCAGGCTGGACTTGTGGGTGAGTGACCCTAGGACTCGGACTGGCAGAGGAAGGCTTTGCCAGATTCATCACCCAACTCCCTTCTCCAGCTCTGGAGATCCCATATTGGCAAGAGCCATGCCCTGAGAGCTCCGTCTTAGGTCCCTCCCACCTGGAGTGCAAGGCAACACTCCAGATGGGCCTTCAGCCTTCATTTAGGTCTCTGCCAGTTGAGTCTGGGCTTCTGCAGCATGACAGATGAGCAGAGGCCTGGCTCCCAGCTGTGTGTGGGCTGCCGAGGCTGGGAAGGCTGCATTACTACTCTGCTGTCTCCTGCCCTCTGTTACCACACTGCCACTTACCAGCCTTGCTCCCCTGAGGCACAATGCACTGTTCCGTGAGGGCCAaccatcctggctctgcccaggTCAAATCAGGGtggttttctgttattattattttttaattaagatctattttttaaaactttttaaaaaagattttatttttaagcaatctctacacccaacatggggcttgaacctccaaccccaagatcaagagtcacatgcttcattCACTGAGCCAGCTGGACGccccattacatttttttttttaaagattcattcatttatttgagagaatgtgcacacagtggggaggggcagagggagaagagaatcaaGCACActtgctgagcactgagcctgaggaagggctggatctcaagaccctgagatcaggacctgagccaaaactgagtcggatgcccaaccgcCACCTAGGgacccctaaattttttttttaagtaatcgctacacccaacgtggggcttgaactcgtgatcttgaggtcaagagtcatacactcttatgactgagtcagccaggcacccctgttgttgttgttgttgttgttgttattattattattgttaaatcTATATTATACATCTGCAGAATGCAGTACATTACACTGAGTTTTCTCTCTTTACTTATCCCATGGACTCTTTATAGCAACCCTGTTGGGGTATAATTTGTCCCACttaatagatgaggaaatagaggccCTTGAACTCATTTGATAACAGGTCCAAGGTTAGTAGGAGAGGTCTGTTTTATTGGGGCTCTTTGCCCGCAAGCTGCCTTCCTACTCCATTCTTCCTCATTTCCTGTACCCAAATCCATTCATTTCTAAATGTTGATAATTCAGACTTCTTCCAAGGTGCAAGGGGAGGTTTGCAATTTCTACTTGAGGACTCCAACCTGGTTTTCCGAATAGGCGAGTGAACTCTttgaggcaggaagggaagggaggacatcagataataataataataataataataataataataataataataataaagtaatatctataataataataataagtaatatcTATTAGGTGCTTACTATGTATGAGGCTTTGGCTAAATAAAGAAACTTTTGAGGTAgatactgttattattcccaATATAtccatgaggaaactgaggcttacagagatTCTGTGTCATATTCAAGTTCTCCCCATGGTGGGTGCTTTTCCTGTCATACTTAGCCCTCATAGATggacagcccctccccctcctgctgagAATTGTGTCACATCCCTTAGGCTAAGAACCACAGGTGTGGGAGAAAGCATTCTTGTTCTTGTCCCTAATAAAGCCAGTCAGCAGCCAGTTTCCACCTGCTAGTGGTTCTTACTACTGTAGTTGCAATTTTTATTCTCAGCGCCACCTTAACTTTTCAGGTTACTTAGAGCTTTCTTAGCCATCTCCTGGGTTGATTTTGCAGCAATCTCGTGAGGTAGGCAGATGAGGAGGCATGGCTTAAGAGAAGTCATGTGACAGTGACAGCGCCAAcatcacagagctggtaagtggcaaagccaggccTTAGGCTCAAGTCTCCTGACCTGCGGGCTGACACTCTCTTCACCATCCCAAGCCCTCTCTGGGCATCCTTGTTTCCAcagtgtggggcggggggagccagGGCTTGTCACAGGGAATGCTCTGGGGAACTGGATACCTCACCAACTGCTGTCCCCCATGTATCCCTCGAAAGCCCCTCGAGTGCAGGCCAGCTTGCTGGACTTTCTGCTGTTCGGGAGCCTCATCTCAGCGGTGGACCCTGTGGCTGTACTGGCTGTCTTTGAGGAGGTGCATGTCAACGACACTCTCTTTATCATCGTCTTTGGCGAGTCCCTGCTCAATGATGCCGTCACTGTGGTGAGAGTGCTCAGTTGGCTGCCATTCCCTGACCCTCACTGCCATGCTCTGACTAGTTGGGTGTCTTAGCATGCTCAGACCCTTCCCTCTCCTTGCTCCTGACTCTCCTCTTCTCAATCAGGTGCTGTACAAGGTCTGCAACTCCTTTGTGGAGATGGGCTCTGCCAATGTGCAGGCTGCTGACTACCTGAAAGGAGTCGGTCAGTATTTCCCCCTCTTGGCTGGGTCTGAGTCCCTGCCCCCAACTGCATCAGGACAGAGGAGGCTGTTGGGTTGCCTCATTCAGTTACCTCCACTATGGAGAAATGGGGTCCCAAGAACCTGAGAAGGAGGGGCTTTCCTGGGATTCTAGTTCTGGGATCCTGACCCCCGGGAGTACAGTGGGCATTGTCCTCTACTCCCTGCCAGGCAGCAGTCTTGTCTTCCCGGGTGGGGTCCAGGCCAGGGGTCATGCTGACAACCCCCTCCTCCTTCAGCCTCCCTGTTTGTGGTCAGTCTGGGCGGGGCAGCTGTGGGCTTAGTCTTTGCCTTCCTCCTGGCCCTGACCACACGCTTCACCAAGCGGGTCCGCATCATCGAGCCGCTGCTGGTCTTCCTCCTCGCCTATGCAGCCTACCTCACTGCTGAAATGGCCTCGCTTTCTGCTATTCTTGCGTGAGTCCTGGGGGCCTTGCATGTAGGCAGCTGGGAGGGGGCATTGGAGATGGTTGCCCCTTACATGGACAGAAGCAGGACCCTGAGGAGGCAATGGGCTTGCCTGAGCCCTTGTAGTGGGAGCCTCAAACTCCCCTGGGGAAAGGGCAAATCTCAGGTAATGTTTCAGGATCTGCCTCTAGAACTGCCCTGGGCACCTAGAACCCGATCTTCCTCTGCTTGAAGCACTCTCTGGGGTATAGGCTGAGCTAGAAGTGGACCTCAGGGCCTGGCACCACCAGCTCTAATGGCCACAGCACTCTAAAAGGTGCCTCAGAGAGGATGCTAGTCAAAGCACGTTTCTCCCAGCTTTCCCTCCAGGAGGCACTGAGTGGGAACCTGAAGATTTGGTTGGACCCTTACCAAGACCACCCACCACTAGCTATCCTGGGACAGTCTCTATGTCTCCCTGGGCTTCAGCTCTGATGGCCTGACATCCTGTGATGGGCAACACCCCTCCTGTGGCATGCTCAAACCCCAGAGGCTGCAACCCCTCCTTACTTGCCTTGTCTGTCCATTCCCTCTTCCAGGGTGACTATGTGTGGCCTGGGCTGTAAGAAGTACGTGGAGGCCAACATCTCCCATAAGTCACGCACGGCTGTCAAATACACAATGAAGACTCTAGCCAGCTGTGCTGAGACCGTCATCTTTATGCTGCTTGGCATCTCGGCTGTGGACTCATCTAAGTGGGCCTGGGATTCTGGGCTGGTGCTGGGCACCCTCTTCTTCATCCTGTTCTTCCGAGCCCTCGGTATTGCCAGTACCCTCTGctttcccactctccttcctgccctgtccCAGCTCATCCCCCAGTCTTGagtccacatccttgtcaattcCTAAgccgcccctcctcccctgttGCTTACCCCTCCCAACCCCTGTCAGACCTTAGCCCAGACTTGGTGCCATCCACTCCTGGGTCCTCCACTCCCAACGCCCTGCTCCCACTGGCCTCCCTCCTGCTGTAGGCGTAGTCCTGCAGACGTGGGTGCTGAATCAGTTCCGGCTGGTCCCTCTGGACAAGATTGACCAGGTGGTGATGTCCTATGGGGGCCTGCGGGGGGCTGTGGCCTTCGCTCTCGTCATCCTACTGGACAGGACCAAGGTCCCTGCCAAGGACTACTTTGTGGCCACTACTATTGTGGTGGTCTTCTTCACAGTCATTGTGCAGGTGGGAGAGCCCATGAGGCTGGGTAGGGAGAGGGTCTGGCAGGCCCTGGGGGAGGCATGGAGCCTTTGGGACCAGGGCTCCTCTCTTTGGGGGATAGGGACCTGACTTCCTAGACCTTGAGTGCAGTGAGGTGGAGGTACAGAAGCTGAGGTCTAATTATGGGGAGAGAAAGGCAGCAGGCAACTGGACAGGGCAGGGCTCACCTGCTGCCTGTCCATAGGGCTTAACCATCAAGCCACTGGTCAAGTGGCTGAAGGTGAAGAGGAGTGAGCATCACAAACCCACCCTGAACCAGGAGCTGCATGAGCACGTGGGTACCAgaaccccatccctccacctatACCTCTCTTCCTTCTATTTTGAGCAGAGTCCTGATCCAGTCCCCCTACCCACCCCCTTCTAGACTTTTGACCACATTCTGGCTGCAGTGGAGGACGTTGTGGGGCACCATGGCTATCACTACTGGAGGGACAGGTGAGGGAGCTCCCCCAAGGCTCCTTCAGCAACAGCAGCCCCACCAGCCAGGGCAGCACTGGGGATGTGCCACACTTCTGAGAAGGGACACAGCCAGACTTGGGCTGGGTGACCTCTGCCAGGAGCTCTTCAGTGGCATCCCAGTACTCTCAAGATAAGACAAGTCTTCCCAGGGAGGCCTGCCTGGCCCTGTGGGGTCTGGCACCTGCCAGACTCCAGCCCCATTGTGCTCGGCTCTGCCTTTGACTCTCTGCCTGCTAATTACATGGATCATGGTTTAAAACCTCAGGACCCACTGTGCTTCCCCCACCATGCCACTGGGACCTTTGCCCATATTCTGTGTGTTAGAACATTCCCTTGCCTCCTTCTCACCTACTTAACCTCTattcatccttcagatctcacCATAGGCATCAAATCTCTAAGGAGGCCTTACCGGGTCTACCTGACTAGGACAAATCCCTGTCATACTCTATCCTTTGTAGTTCTTATTATGGTTGCAATTTTAGTTATTTGGAATAACTTCAATGTAACGTCAGGCTTTCCCATAATGCTGTACGTTCCATAAGGGCTGGGACTAGCTTTGAGATTCTCCCTGGCTGAGGCCCATACCAAGAGAGCCAGGCCAGTGCTGGCAGTGCCCCTGCCCCATCTGAGGAAGGGCCAGCCAGCTGGGCTTTGGGGATGGCACTCAGGGCTGGGCCTGACATCCTC
It contains:
- the SLC9A5 gene encoding sodium/hydrogen exchanger 5 isoform X1, giving the protein MLRASLPLLWLPLAGAAATEEPTQEPGSPGEPPPGLALFRWQWHEVEAPYLVALWILVASLAKIVFHLSRKVTSLVPESCLLILLGLVLGGIVLAVAKKAEYQLEPGTFFLFLLPPIVLDSGYFMPSRLFFDNLGAILTYAVVGTLWNAFTTGAALWGLQQAGLVAPRVQASLLDFLLFGSLISAVDPVAVLAVFEEVHVNDTLFIIVFGESLLNDAVTVVLYKVCNSFVEMGSANVQAADYLKGVASLFVVSLGGAAVGLVFAFLLALTTRFTKRVRIIEPLLVFLLAYAAYLTAEMASLSAILAVTMCGLGCKKYVEANISHKSRTAVKYTMKTLASCAETVIFMLLGISAVDSSKWAWDSGLVLGTLFFILFFRALGVVLQTWVLNQFRLVPLDKIDQVVMSYGGLRGAVAFALVILLDRTKVPAKDYFVATTIVVVFFTVIVQGLTIKPLVKWLKVKRSEHHKPTLNQELHEHTFDHILAAVEDVVGHHGYHYWRDRWEQFDKKYLSQLLMRRSAYRIRDQIWDVYYRLNIRDAISFVDQGGHILSSTGLTLPSMPSRNSVAETSVTNLLRESGSGACLDLQVIDTVRSGRDREDAVMHHLLCGGLYKPRRRYKASCSRHFISEDAQERQDKEIFQQNMKRRLESFKSTKHNICFNKSKPRPRKTGRKKKDGLANSEATNGKPPRDLGFQDTAAVILTVESEEEEESDSSETEKEDDEGIIFVARATNEVLQEGKVSGSLEVCPSPRVIPPSPTCAEKELPWKSGQGDLAVYVSSETTKIVPVDMQAGWNQSISSLESLASPPCTQAPTMTRLPPCPLAAEEPQPPFNLPYDPRPSFAFPPSLAKAGRSRSESSADIPQQQELQPLMGHEDRTHLSPRTANSHWCIQFNKGGRL
- the SLC9A5 gene encoding sodium/hydrogen exchanger 5 isoform X2 → MLRASLPLLWLPLAGAAATEEPTQEPGSPGEPPPGLALFRWQWHEVEAPYLVALWILVASLAKIVFHLSRKVTSLVPESCLLILLGLVLGGIVLAVAKKAEYQLEPGTFFLFLLPPIVLDSGYFMPSRLFFDNLGAILTYAVVGTLWNAFTTGAALWGLQQAGLVAPRVQASLLDFLLFGSLISAVDPVAVLAVFEEVHVNDTLFIIVFGESLLNDAVTVVLYKVCNSFVEMGSANVQAADYLKGVASLFVVSLGGAAVGLVFAFLLALTTRFTKRVRIIEPLLVFLLAYAAYLTAEMASLSAILAVTMCGLGCKKYVEANISHKSRTAVKYTMKTLASCAETVIFMLLGISAVDSSKWAWDSGLVLGTLFFILFFRALGVVLQTWVLNQFRLVPLDKIDQVVMSYGGLRGAVAFALVILLDRTKVPAKDYFVATTIVVVFFTVIVQGLTIKPLVKWLKVKRSEHHKPTLNQELHEHTFDHILAAVEDVVGHHGYHYWRDRWEQFDKKYLSQLLMRRSAYRIRDQIWDVYYRLNIRDAISFVDQGGHILSSTGLTLPSMPSRNSVAETSVTNLLRESGSGACLDLQVIDTVRSGRDREDAVMHHLLCGGLYKPRRRYKASCSRHFISEDAQERQDKEIFQQNMKRRLESFKSTKHNICFNKSKPRPRKTGRKKDGLANSEATNGKPPRDLGFQDTAAVILTVESEEEEESDSSETEKEDDEGIIFVARATNEVLQEGKVSGSLEVCPSPRVIPPSPTCAEKELPWKSGQGDLAVYVSSETTKIVPVDMQAGWNQSISSLESLASPPCTQAPTMTRLPPCPLAAEEPQPPFNLPYDPRPSFAFPPSLAKAGRSRSESSADIPQQQELQPLMGHEDRTHLSPRTANSHWCIQFNKGGRL